A stretch of the Aphis gossypii isolate Hap1 chromosome 2, ASM2018417v2, whole genome shotgun sequence genome encodes the following:
- the LOC114122261 gene encoding retinaldehyde-binding protein 1 isoform X2, whose product MSPTTSDDTVGADCQKNHTSTDDWCSCFETCTLPKHIQEVALIELRENESARRQAISSFRQWISKNADVQNVITDENFLLRFLRAKKFSLPMAQQMLLKYLNLRQRFPMYFMGLDCMIPSINELIDSGYMFVSPFRDNEGRRVIIGTAKGFDLRKYSNRDLGIVHIITYETLLNDEVNQVVGFTHFGDFDSITPAYITLFAPNEFATLIKWGEQSIPMRHKAIHLLNVPTPIKFAYDYFRTRISPKLNSRLKMYTSLSELQENLDKKVLPKEYGGEMPMAEMIRLWKQELLANREKLIALDNMRLLSDKNIITRKTKTEINHSLIAGFDQINGSFRKLEVD is encoded by the exons ATGTCACCAACAACTTCTGACGATACTGTGGGTGCTGATTGTCAAAAAAATCACACCTCCACAGATGATTGGTGTTCGTGCTTTGAAACTTGTACATTACCAAAACATATCCAAGAAGTGGCTTTAATTGAGTTACGGGAAAATGAAAGTGCTCGTAGGCAAGCTATTTCATCGTTCCGACAGTGGATATCAAAAAATGCAGATGTTCAAAACGTAATTACTG atgaaaattttttgttacGATTCTTGCGTGCTAAAAAGTTTAGTTTACCGATGGCTCAACAAATgttgcttaaatatttaaatcttcgACAAAGATTCCCAATGTACTTCATGGGCCTAGACTGTATGATTCCATCAATTAATGAACTTATTGACTCCGGATACATGTTTGTATCGCCTTTTAGGGATAATGAAGGTCGGCGAGTTATTATTGGTACTGcaa aagGCTTCGATCTTCGAAAATATAGCAATAGAGACTTGGgtattgtacatataattacctatGAGACATTACTAAATGATGAAGTCAATCAGGTTGTGGGATTCACCCACTTTGGTGATTTTGACTCCATAACTCCAGCGTATATAACTCTGTTCGCTCCAAATGAATTTGCCACTCTTATCAAGTGGGGAGAG cAATCAATTCCTATGAGACATAAAGCAATACATTTGTTGAACGTTCCAACACCGATCAAGTTTGCTTATGATTATTTCCGAACAAGAATAAGCCCAAAACTCAATTCACGATTGAAG atgtaCACTTCACTTTCCGAATTACAAGAGAACCTTGATAAAAAAGTCTTACCGAAAGAGTATGGTGGTGAAATGCCAATGGCCGAAATGatca gattatGGAAACAAGAATTGCTGGCAAATAGAGAAAAATTAATAGCATTAGACAATATGCGGTTATtatcagataaaaatattataacaagaaAAACGAAAACTGAAATTAATCATAGTTTGATTGCTGGATTTGATCAAATAAATGGCAGTTTTCGAAAACTTGAAGtagactaa
- the LOC114122261 gene encoding retinaldehyde-binding protein 1 isoform X1 — MTAMSPTTSDDTVGADCQKNHTSTDDWCSCFETCTLPKHIQEVALIELRENESARRQAISSFRQWISKNADVQNVITDENFLLRFLRAKKFSLPMAQQMLLKYLNLRQRFPMYFMGLDCMIPSINELIDSGYMFVSPFRDNEGRRVIIGTAKGFDLRKYSNRDLGIVHIITYETLLNDEVNQVVGFTHFGDFDSITPAYITLFAPNEFATLIKWGEQSIPMRHKAIHLLNVPTPIKFAYDYFRTRISPKLNSRLKMYTSLSELQENLDKKVLPKEYGGEMPMAEMIRLWKQELLANREKLIALDNMRLLSDKNIITRKTKTEINHSLIAGFDQINGSFRKLEVD, encoded by the exons ctATGTCACCAACAACTTCTGACGATACTGTGGGTGCTGATTGTCAAAAAAATCACACCTCCACAGATGATTGGTGTTCGTGCTTTGAAACTTGTACATTACCAAAACATATCCAAGAAGTGGCTTTAATTGAGTTACGGGAAAATGAAAGTGCTCGTAGGCAAGCTATTTCATCGTTCCGACAGTGGATATCAAAAAATGCAGATGTTCAAAACGTAATTACTG atgaaaattttttgttacGATTCTTGCGTGCTAAAAAGTTTAGTTTACCGATGGCTCAACAAATgttgcttaaatatttaaatcttcgACAAAGATTCCCAATGTACTTCATGGGCCTAGACTGTATGATTCCATCAATTAATGAACTTATTGACTCCGGATACATGTTTGTATCGCCTTTTAGGGATAATGAAGGTCGGCGAGTTATTATTGGTACTGcaa aagGCTTCGATCTTCGAAAATATAGCAATAGAGACTTGGgtattgtacatataattacctatGAGACATTACTAAATGATGAAGTCAATCAGGTTGTGGGATTCACCCACTTTGGTGATTTTGACTCCATAACTCCAGCGTATATAACTCTGTTCGCTCCAAATGAATTTGCCACTCTTATCAAGTGGGGAGAG cAATCAATTCCTATGAGACATAAAGCAATACATTTGTTGAACGTTCCAACACCGATCAAGTTTGCTTATGATTATTTCCGAACAAGAATAAGCCCAAAACTCAATTCACGATTGAAG atgtaCACTTCACTTTCCGAATTACAAGAGAACCTTGATAAAAAAGTCTTACCGAAAGAGTATGGTGGTGAAATGCCAATGGCCGAAATGatca gattatGGAAACAAGAATTGCTGGCAAATAGAGAAAAATTAATAGCATTAGACAATATGCGGTTATtatcagataaaaatattataacaagaaAAACGAAAACTGAAATTAATCATAGTTTGATTGCTGGATTTGATCAAATAAATGGCAGTTTTCGAAAACTTGAAGtagactaa